Within the Salinibacterium sp. TMP30 genome, the region CAGCGGGACGAACAACATCGAGACCCGGAATCATGCGGAGGCTTGCGAGCTGCTCGATTGGCTGGTGAGTAGGGCCATCTTCTCCGAGCGCAACCGAATCATGGGTCCAGACAAAGATTGACGGCACCGCCATGAGTGCGGCCAAACGCACCGCCGGACGCATGTAGTCGCTGAATATGAGGAACGTGCCGCCGAACGCGCGGGTGTTTCCGTGCAGAACAATGCCATTGATGATCGCGCCCATGGCGTGCTCACGGATGCCGAAGTGCAGCACACGTCCGTATTCGTTGCCGCTCCACTCTCCGGTCGAATGCTCGCTAGGGATGAATGAGGCAGCACCGGCGATGGTCGTGAGGTTCGATTCTGCGAGGTCGGCCGAGCCGCCCCATAGCTCGGGGATGATCGCGCCGAGGGCCCCGAGCACCTTCCCACTTGCGGCGCGAGTGGAAACATCCTTGCCTGCCTCGAATTCAGGCAGTGCTTCCTCGATGCCCTCGGGAAGTTTGCCCGAAAGAACCCGATCAAGAAGCTGCTTGCGCTCTGGATTTGTTGCACTCCACTGATCGAAACTCTTAGTCCATTCCTCGCGCTGCTGCTTGCCGCGCGTCACGGCCTTGCGCGTATGGTCGATGACGTCAGGGTCGACGACGAAGCTCTGCTCAGGGTCGAAGCCGAGGACTCGCTTAGTTGCAGCGAGTTCGTCTGCACCAAGTGCCGATCCGTGGATCTTGCCCGTGTTCTGCTTATGGGGTGCAGGCCAACCGATGATCGTGCGCAGGATGATGAGCGACGGCTGATCGGTAACTGCCTTCGCATCTTCAATAGCCGCATTAAGTGCTTCGACGTCTTCGACGTATTCGCCGGTCTTCTTCCAGTCGACAACTTGAACATGCCAGTTGTACGCTTCGTAGCGCTTGTGAACATCCTCGGTAAAGGCGATGTTGGTGTCGTCCTCGATCGAAATCTGATTGCTGTCGTAGATGGCAATCAAGTTGCCAAGCTGTTGGTGACCGGCGAGCGAGGATGCTTCTGAGGAGACGCCCTCCTGCAGGTCGCCATCACCAGCAATCACGTAGATGAAATGGTCGAAGGGGCTCTGCCCTGCTTCGGCCTCGGGATCAAAGAGCCCGCGCTCATAGCGAGCCGCGTAGGCGAAGCCAACGGATGAGGCGATTCCCTGTCCGAGAGGCCCGGTTGTGATCTCGACGCCCTTAGTATGGCCGTACTCCGGGTGGCCAGGGGTGAGAGAGCCCCAGGTGCGAAGCGCCTTGAGGTCATCGAGCTCGAGTCCGTAGCCGCCGAGGTACAACTGCACGTACTGAGTAAGCGAGCTGTGGCCTACGGAGAGAATGAAGCGATCGCGCCCCAACCACTTGTCGTCGCTTGGGTCGCGACGCATCACTTTCTGAAAGAGAAGATAGGCGGCTGGCGCCAAACTCATCGCGGTTCCGGGATGTCCGTTACCTACCTTCTCGACAGCATCAGCCGCAAGAATTCGAGCAGTATCTACTGCTTTGTTGTCGATGTGATCCCAGTGAAAAGCTGCCATGAGAATAATGACCCTTCTGCAAGCGAAGTGCCCTACCGCGAACGATTGGGGCACATGAACAACCCGCCACGCGACATCATTGGCTCGGTCAGTGGATCTACCCAGCTGCGCGAACGCAGCAGAAGGGTGTGGCCACCGACAGGCGGGCACCCCAAGTATAGGGAACCGAGCAGGTGAACGCCGCCTTGCTACGTTCACGGTCGGCGCAAATTCTGCAGCGGCTTAGAATCGTAGGTATGGATGTCACTATGGAAGCCCGAACGCAGCACGAACGCATCGGCATCCTCCGCAAGGTTCGCGCGTACGTCGCGCTCACAAAACCCCGCGTCATTGAGCTTCTGCTCGTCACGACCGTACCCGTGATGGTGCTTGCCGCGAACGGAATCCCGAACCTCTGGTTGGTATTAGCTACGCTCGTCGGGGGAATTCTCAGTGCGTCGTCGGCAAACGCATTTAATTGCTACATCGACCGTGACATTGATCGTGTGATGGCGCGTACGAAGAATCGACCTCTCGTCACTGGGGAGTTGACCGACCGGGAAGCGCTCATTTTCGCCTGGCTCTCCGGTGTAGGTTCGGTCGTTTGGCTTGGATTGCTTACCAATTGGCTTGCTGCTGGTTTGTCGCTTTTCGCGATTCTCTTCTACGTCTTTGTCTACACACTGTTACTCAAACGTCGAACGCCACAGAACATTATTTGGGGCGGCATCGCCGGCTGCATGCCTGTTCTCATCGGATGGGCTGCAGTCACAGGAGACCTGTCATGGGCCGCGTTCGTTCTCTTCGTTATCGTGTTCCTCTGGACGCCCCCGCACTATTGGCCACTCTCAATGAAATACCGCGCGGAATACCAATCGGTGGGTGTTCCGATGCTCGCAGTTGTGCGTGGCCGTGCTGCCGTCGGCCTGCAGGTCATCTTGTATGCCTGGGCGACAGTGGTGTGTTCGTTGCTACTTATTCCCGTGGCAGACATGGGTATTGTCTACACCGTTGTCGCTGCTGCGAGCGGCGCCTGGTTCATCATTGAGTCGCACCACCTGTATGCGACGGCGATTCGCCATGGCGAGGTCAAGGCGATGCGTGTCTTCCACAGCTCGATCAGCTATCTGACGCTCGTCTTCCTCGCGGTCGGTATTGACCCGCTTCTCCCGTTCTAGGGGCAGATCCACAGGTTAGCGGACAGCTACCGCTTCATCAGAGATGACCGACCGCTCTTGCGTGTCTGTTGTTGACCGCAGCGAAAGCACGACAACGGTCATTGCTGCAGCGATAGCGCAGGCAATGACCATATGGATCCCGACCAGCAGAATCGGTAGTCCGGTCCGAGACTGAATGACGCCAACAAGAGCTTGAACAATCTCGAGTGCAAGCAGAAGAATCGCAAAATTCATGATTCTGCGGTGACCTTTGATCACAAGAATAACCACAAGCAGAAGAGTTGCCGCAATTAGTGCGTAGCCGGGCCAGCTGTGGACGTGTTGCAAAATATTGGCATCAAGTCCATTGCGAGCGGACCCATCGTCGCCAGCATGCGGGCCAGCTCCGGTTGTGAGAATTCCGGCGACCACGGTCACCCCGACCAAGAGGCTCGTCACGTGGGTAAGAATGACGATGGGACGCGAGACCTCCCGTTGCACGCCTAGGGGACCTGTCCACACCTTATAGACAAGCGCAGCGCTTACAGCAACGAGAATGGCCGAGATAGCGAAATGGACTCCGACGATGCTCGGGTCCAGTTGCACGCGCACCGAGAGGCCACCGATGAGCCCCTGGAGAACGGTGCCGCCCAGAATGATAAGTGCGAGTGACATTAGGTCACGACGCTCGCGCCGCAGACGGACGAGCATCAGGACCATCAGTATTGCGACAAACCCAACAAGGATTGACAACAAACGGTTGCCGAACTCAATCGCACCGTGCAACCCCATCTCAGGAGTGGCCACTAGCGAGGCGTCGGTGCACAGCGGCCAGGTCGGGCATCCAAGTCCCGAGCCGGTGAGGCGCACGGCGCCACCCGTGGCAACGATCAGAATCTGGATCACCAGTGAAGTTACTGCAAAAAAACGCACCCGCGCGCTCACAGACTGGGGCAATCGTGCGATAACGGCGTTCACAGCCGCACCTCCTGTTATTTCGGGCTTCTGCCTGTAGAATGGTTCGTGTTCAGGAACACAGCCCATGCCGGGAAGTCAATGATGACAGCGAGGTGATGCCTTGCTTGTCCTGTTTCAGTCTAAGTTCGCCGGCGGAGTTTTTTCGCCACCGCGTATGTGAACCTCATGAAATAATCCCGGCAAAGTGCTGTGTCACGGAATGCCAAAGCAGCCACCTTGGTTGATAGGGGTAAGAAACGAGGTACCAATGTCCGACGTGCTGATTGATCGTCCGGAACTCAACGGCTTAGGCCAGTACGAGTTCGGCTGGGCCGACTCCGACGTTGCGGGAGCCTCTGCACGACGGGGCATCAACGAAGAAGTCGTCCGCGACATCTCAACGCTGAAGAACGAGCCCGAATCGATGCTGAAGAAGCGTCTCAAGGGTCTAGAACTCTTCGGCCGCAAGCCAATGCCAAAATGGGGTGCAGACCTCTCCGGTATTGACTTCGACAACATCAAATACTTTGTTCGTTCCACGGAGAAGCAAGCTCAAACTTGGGAAGACCTCCCCGCCGACATTCGGGACACCTACGAAAAGTTGGGCATCCCCGAGGCAGAGCGCAATCGTCTCGTCTCCGGCGTTGCCGCTCAGTACGAGTCTGAAGTCGTCTTCCATTCGATCAATGCGGAGCTGGAAGCAAAGGGTGTCATTTTCATGGACACCGACACTGCTCTGCGCGAGCACCCCGAGTTCTTCGACGAGTACTTTGGCGCGGTGATCCCCGCTGGAGACAACAAGTTTGCCGCCTTGAACACCGCAGTCTGGTCGGGTGGCTCATTCGTTTACGTTCCTAAGGGCGTTCACGTCGAGATTCCCCTGCAGGCTTACTTCCGCATCAACACGGAGAACATGGGCCAGTTTGAGCGCACACTGATCATTGCTGACGAGGGCTCATACGTTCACTACATCGAGGGATGCACAGCTCCGATCTACAAATCCGACTCGCTTCACTCCGCCGTCGTCGAAATCATCGTGAAAAAGAACGCCCGCGTTCGTTACACGACGATTCAAAACTGGTCAAACAACGTTTACAACTTGGTGACCAAACGCGCCATCGCCCATGAAGGCGCAACCATGGAGTGGATCGATGGAAACATCGGCTCCAAGGTGACCATGAAATATCCGTCGATCTACCTCGTCGGCGAGCACGCGAAGGGAGAAACCCTCTCAGTCGCGTTCGCCGGCCCCGGTCAGCACCAGGACGCTGGCGCAAAGATGATTCACATGGCGCCATACACAACGTCGTCGATTGTCTCGAAGTCAGTTGCTCGAGGCGGAGGACGTGCCGGCTATCGGGGCGAAGTGCGTGTGGATGAGAAAGCTCATCACGCCGCCAATACCGTGCGCTGTGACGCACTCTTAGTAGACACAATTTCACGGTCAGACACGTACCCGTCGATTGATATTCGAGTCGATGATGTTCAACTGGGCCACGAAGCAACCGTTTCGAAGGTGAGCGCCGAGCAACTCTTCTACCTCCAGTCACGTGGAATGGAAGAAGACGAAGCGATGGCGATGATCGTTCGAGGATTCATCGAACCCATTGCGCGCGAACTGCCCATGGAGTATGCCTTCGAACTCAATAAGCTCATCGAACTGAGCATGGAAGGATCCGTCGGCTAAATGACCGTCGTTACACCAGAACAACATGGACTCAAAGCTCACAGCGATGGTGGATGGGATGCCGAAGACAAGAACTTCGTTCCGGTTCAGACGCGTTCCGCGCGCCCCAAGTCGTTTGAGCACGCGGATTTTGCTCCGGTAACCGGAATAGAAGCTGAGTGGAAGCTCACGCCAGTAAAGCTCATTAAGCCTCTGCTTGATGATGCCCTCAATGGTGCGAATTACCCGTTCGAAGTGGACGCGCCCGACGGCGTAGTCGTGGAATGGATTTCTCGGGAAGACAAGCGAATCGCGTCTGCCGGTGCTCCTGAAGAGCGGGCATCCGCAAATGCGTGGACAAACTTCGAGCAGGCGCTGGCAATCACCGTTACCGGCGAAGAGCACGTAACACTGCGCTTGACTCGCACGGAGCTCGGAAGTGCAGCACGCGGAGCTCACACAATTATCACCGCGCGACCGCACAGCAACAGCACGATCATCATCGAATCGTCTGGCGAAGCCCTTCTCAGTGAGAATGTTGAAATCGTCGTCGAAGAGGGTGCCACCCTCAACGTTGTGAACGTTCAGGACTGGAACGACGACGCTATCCACCTTGCAAGCCACTTCGTGCAGGTTGGCCGCGATGCGCACCTCAAGCACACGATCGTGTCGCTCGGTGGCAAAGTTGTTCGAGTCAACCCCTCCGTGCACCTCTCTGGAGAAGGCTCCGACGGTGAGCTCAACGGCCTGTACTTCGCAGACAAGGGTCAGCACCTTGAACAGCGCGTCTACATGCACCATAAGGCAGCGAATACGCGCGGCCGTGTGAACTACAAGGGTGCGCTTCAGGGTGAAGGCGCGCGCACCGTTTGGGTGGGCGATGTACTCATCGGACGCGAGGGTGCGGGCACCGACAGCTACGAACAGAACCGCAATCTGGTTCTCACCGAAGGTACCCGCGCGGATTCGATCCCGAACCTCGAAATTGAGACGGGTGATATCCAGGGTGCAGGTCACGCGAGCGCAACTGGTCGCTTTGACGACGAGCAGCTCTTTTACCTGCAGGCTCGGGGAATTACCGAAGTAGAAGCTCGTCGACTAGTAGTTATTGGGTTCCTCGCCGAGATTGTGCAAAAAGTCGGTGACGTGCAACTAGAGGCTCGTCTCACGTCAGCTATCGAATCTGAGTTGGAAGGAACCCTCTCGTGACCGCTCAGCGTGTCTGTGCAGTCGACGAACTGGAGCCGAACAAGGCCTACCGGGTGGAGCTCGAGGGCACCGCGATCGCCATTGTTAAAGACTCCGCCGGAGAGGTGCACGCCATTGGCGACACCTGCACCCACGGAGATATTTCGCTCGCCGAAGGGTTTGTTGAAGACGGTGCGATCGAGTGCTGGGCACACGGTTCGCTGTTTTCCCTCGACACCGGAAAGCCATTGAGCCTGCCTGCCTATGAACCTGTACCGGTCTTTGTAGTGAAGATCGACGACGACGGCGGGGTCCACATCGACCCCGAGAAGACCGTCGCCATCGAGGGCTAAACGCCCTCCTCACGAGACCATTAAGGAAAGAAACCAATGTTAGTATTGTCAGTTAAAGATTTGCACGTAAGTGTCGAAACCGAGCAGGGTACCAAAAACATCCTCAAGGGTGTCAACCTCACGATCAACCAGGGCGAGATCCACGCGATCATGGGACCAAATGGTTCGGGAAAGTCCACTCTTGCCTACACAATCGCGGGACACCCCAAGTACCACGTCGAGAGCGGGTCGGTAACGCTCGACGGTGAAGAGGTTCTCGACATGAGCATTGATGCGCGTGCCCGTGCAGGTCTCTTCTTGGCTATGCAGTACCCCGTAGAAATTCCTGGGGTCAAGGTTGCCGACTTCCTTCGCACCGCAAAAACGGCGCTGAGCGGCGAGGCGCCCGCGCTCCGCCCGTGGATCAAAGAAGTTAACTCCTCCATGAAGGCCCTGCGCATGGACAAGGCCTTCTCTGACCGCAATGTCAACGAGGGCTTCTCCGGTGGAGAGAAGAAGCGTAACGAGATTTTGCAGCTTGAACTTCTGAAGCCACGCTTCGCAATTTTGGACGAAACCGACTCAGGGCTCGACGTTGACGCTCTCAAGACCGTTTCTGAGGGTGTGAACCGCGCACATGAGTCGACCGGCCTCGGCTTGCTCCTGATTACTCATTACACCCGCATTTTGCGGTACATCAAACCGGACTTCGTGCACGTTTTCGTTGACGGCCGCGTTGCTGAAGAGGGCGGCCCCGACCTTGCAGATCGCCTAGAGAACGAAGGCTATGATCGATTTTTGACCGACACGAGCGTAGCCTAAGCGTATGTCTACAGTTTTGGCCCCCGCGCTCTTCGACGAAGTTGAAGAGGCACTAAAGGATGTTGTTGACCCCGAGCTAGGCGTTAACATCGTGGATCTAGGTCTGATCTACGACTTGAGCTGGGATCCCGAGAATAATGCGCTCATCATCAGTATGACGCTCACCTCAGCTGGCTGCCCATTGACGGATGTCATTGAAGAACAGATCGCGCAGTCGCTCGACAATGTTGTAGATGCCTTCAGAATCAACTGGGTGTGGATGCCCCCGTGGGGCCCCGAAAAGATTACTGACGATGGTCGCGACATGATGCGCGCGCTAGGTTTCTCAATCTAACTGGGCGCCTCGCCAGACTAGATCCCGACCTAGTCAAATCGGTTCCTAGCGGGCCTCCGGTTCGATGGGACTATTACACAGCACTGCTCTCGAACTCAACGAGAGCAAGGCCGAAGCATTGATGATTTTGATGGATGCTCCGATCAAGAATGGCGTAACACCCGATCCAACAACCCTCAAGGTGAGATCCCAGCCGCGATCAGCACGCAACCCAACGATGCCCGCGGACACGATGATTCCACTGATGAGACCGCCACTAGCGCCGCAGTACACGCGGAATCCGGAGCTTGGAAATCTGCGACTGCACTGCGCAGCCAACGCTAGGAAGTAGACTAGTTGGTTGGTGCTGTCGCGCGTGACCCCCCTAACCCCCAGATTTGGATGTTTTCCCTTGCTTGCTGTGCATGACCTCGAGTTGCGCGTTGGCGCACGCATGCTGATGCAAGGCGTCAATTTTAGAGTAGATCATGGCGACAAGATCGGCCTGGTAGGCCGAAACGGTGCGGGAAAGACAACGCTCACCAAGACGCTCGCTGGCGAGCTCGAGTCCACCGGCGGCTCCATCGAGCGCTCGGGCGAGATCGGCTACCTTCCTCAGGACCCCCGCTCAGGAAATCCAGAAGATCTCGCGCGCACACGAATTCTCGACGCGCGAGGTTTAGGCAGTATTGTCCTGAAAATGCGTCAAGCACAAGACGAAATGGGCAGCAGTGACCCTGAAGTCAGCGGCGCAGCAATGGACCGGTACGGCAAACTGGATGATCGTTTCCTCTCACTGGGCGGCTACGCAGCCGAAGCAGAAGCGGCATCAATCGCGAGCAATCTGAGCCTTCCCGACCGCATCCTCGATCAGCCGTTGTCAACGCTTTCCGGTGGCCAGCGCCGCAGGATCGAGCTCGCTCGAATCCTGTTCTCGGGCGCAGACACCATGCTTCTTGATGAACCAACCAACCACCTCGATGCCGACTCCGTGGTGTGGCTCCGCGAATTCCTCAAAAACTTCAGCGGCGGTCTGATCGTGATCAGCCACGATGTTGAACTTGTCGAGGACACCGTCAACAAAGTGTTTTATTTGGATGCTAACCGTCAGCAGATCGACCAGTACAACATGGGCTGGAAGCACTACTTGCGTCAGCGTCAGTCCGATGAAGAACGCCGCAAAAAGGAGCGCGCCAACGCCGAGAAGAAGGCGAGCACGCTGCAAGCGCAGGCAGCCAAATTTGGCGCTAAAGCATCCAAAGCTGCATCTGCTCACCAGATGGTAGCGCGAGCAGAAAAGCTTCTCGCCGGTCTTGATGATGTGCGCACTAGCGATCGCGTCGCAGCTCTTCGCTTCCCCGATCCGGCTCCCTGCGGTCGAACACCGCTCATGGGCTTCAATCTCAGCAAGAGTTACGGCTCGCTAGAGATCTTTACCTCGGTCGATCTTGCGATCGACCGAGGCTCCAAGGTGGTAATTCTGGGGTTCAACGGTGCAGGAAAGACCACACTCTTGCGGATGCTCGCCGGCGTCGATGAGCCCGATACGGGTCATATCGAGCCTGGCCACGGACTCCGCATCGGTTACTACGCTCAGGAACACGAAACGATTGATGTCAAGCGTTCAGTGCTCGAAAATATGGTGTCGTCCTCCCCTCATATCACCGAGATGGAAGCGCGCCGTGTACTCGGATCGTTCCTGTTCACCGGTGACGACTCAGCAAAGCCCGCTGGCGTTCTCTCTGGAGGCGAAAAAACTAGGCTCGCTCTTGCCATGATTGTGGTCAGTGGTGCGAACGTGCTTCTTCTCGATGAGCCCACTAACAACTTGGATCCCGCGAGCCGTGAAGAGATTCTGGGCGCTCTAGCAAACTACAAGGGTGCCGTAGTGCTCGTGAGCCATGATGAGGGCGCAGTTGAAGCGCTCAATCCAGAGCGGGTTCTTATTCTGCCTGACGGCATCGAGGACCACTGGAACAAGGATTACGCAGACCTCATCTCCTTGGCCTAGCTCGGCGTCTACGAAGTGAACGCAACTCTTGGGCACCTCAGCTAGGCATCAAGAATGGCGTCTTCGATCTCGGCATCGGTGGGGCCACGGTCTTCCGCCTTGCGCTTGCGCTTTTCCGCGCGCTCGCGTTCAACGGGATCAGCTTCGTTAATGAGTCGATATTCTTGGCGAATAGCCCACCCGAGTCCTATGAATGCGAGCACACCAAACGCGACCCATTGGAACGCATAGGACAGGTGTGCGCCCTCGTCGAGCAGTGGCTTCGGGTAGGCGATGGGCATGTCGGCGACGCTGGGAAATTCAGAAGCCAAGATCCCGTATCCGCCAATGTAGGTCGGTTCGTCAAGAATTTCCGCGACTCTCGGTAAGTGGATTGTGGCCACCTGGCCCACCGGCGCTGACCGCCCCTGAACCGTCGGCTCGCTGGGCTTGAGTCGCACCACGATATCGATGCGTCCGGTTGGGGGAGTGGGGACCGCATCTGGGGTATCTTGGCTGTTGCCCGCGGGCACCCATCCTCGATCGACAACGAGAACACGACCGCTATCAAGCTGGAAGGGAACAAGTACTTCAAATCCGGGCTGCCCAGAGTACGGGCGCCCCCGAACCAAGAGCTGTTCGGATTCTCTGTACTGGCCGCTGACGGCCACTGACACCCACTTGTTGTCGACGTCAAACTCGTCGAGCTTTGGCATCACGTTTTCGAGTTGCTGAGGCTCGGCATCCCAATTTTCACTGACACGAGCTACCTCGGCGGCAGCTTCTTCGCGCCGATCAAATTGCCATTGTGAGAGAAACACACATCCAATGGCAAAAGCGATGACCAGGGCTAAATATCCGAACCATCGCTGTGAGAACGCAAAGCGCCACTTCTTCATTGTGCAGCTCCGTCCGGCACGACGGTTGCCGGGTGCGCGAGATCGCTAACGATCACGGGGAAGCCTCTCGTTGAGAGGTACTCAGTGAGATAGTCGACGTGCTCCTCGCACGCCAGCCAGATTTTCACTCGATCATGACCGTGGATGCGCGGATTTCGCCAATTGACGTTCCAGTGGGCATCCAACAAGCATCCTGCTCGCGAGCACCGTGACGTTGCCGGGCCGCTCTCGCCAATCACCGATGTGCCTCGTCAGGAGCACTCGACATGGTGGACGAACTGGCCGAACCTAAGGCCAGCTGCCCGGGAGCATCTACGGTACCCGAGCGGGATGTGGTGACATTCGCAAGCACCACAGCGACGTAAGGGAGCACAATGGCGCCGAGAATCGGCAAGACGAGCCACCACCCCGTAACAAAGACGCAGAGGATGACACAGACAACTCTGACTGCCATCGCAATCGAGTAGTGAAGCGCGCGTCGCCGGCGCTCATCATCGGGCCGCTCGGGGAGCGAAGTGATCGACTCAGGACTTTTCATGGGCTTTCTTAGGTTGCCGAGGAAGGTATCCCTAGCCTACGCCGCTGTTCACGACGATATGCTGGGAACCATGAGCAGTACAGCACCCGAATCACGGATCGTTCTTGTTACTGGAGGCAACCGCGGCATCGGCCGTGCTATCGCTGAAGAGTTTGTCGCCCAGGGGCACAAGGTTGCCGTTACGGCACGCTCGGGTTCAGGGCCAGAGGGCACGCTCACTGTCGTCGCCGACGTCACCGATGCTGCGAGTATCGATGCAGCATTTACCGAGGTCGAGTCAAAACTCGGTCCAGTAGAGGTTGTGGTAGCGAATGCGGGAATCACGCGTGACATGTTGCTCATGCGCATGAGCGACGACGATTTCACTCAAGTGATCGACACCAACCTCTCCGGCGCGTTCCGGGTCGTCAAGCGGGCCTCAAAAGCGATGATGAAGGCACGATTCGGCCGCATTATTCTCGTATCGAGCGTTGTCGGGCTGCTCGGATCTGCCGGCCAAGTCAACTACTCGGCATCAAAGAGCGGCCTCATCGGACTCGCTCGATCATTGACCCGTGAATT harbors:
- the sufB gene encoding Fe-S cluster assembly protein SufB; the protein is MSDVLIDRPELNGLGQYEFGWADSDVAGASARRGINEEVVRDISTLKNEPESMLKKRLKGLELFGRKPMPKWGADLSGIDFDNIKYFVRSTEKQAQTWEDLPADIRDTYEKLGIPEAERNRLVSGVAAQYESEVVFHSINAELEAKGVIFMDTDTALREHPEFFDEYFGAVIPAGDNKFAALNTAVWSGGSFVYVPKGVHVEIPLQAYFRINTENMGQFERTLIIADEGSYVHYIEGCTAPIYKSDSLHSAVVEIIVKKNARVRYTTIQNWSNNVYNLVTKRAIAHEGATMEWIDGNIGSKVTMKYPSIYLVGEHAKGETLSVAFAGPGQHQDAGAKMIHMAPYTTSSIVSKSVARGGGRAGYRGEVRVDEKAHHAANTVRCDALLVDTISRSDTYPSIDIRVDDVQLGHEATVSKVSAEQLFYLQSRGMEEDEAMAMIVRGFIEPIARELPMEYAFELNKLIELSMEGSVG
- a CDS encoding COX15/CtaA family protein, with product MNAVIARLPQSVSARVRFFAVTSLVIQILIVATGGAVRLTGSGLGCPTWPLCTDASLVATPEMGLHGAIEFGNRLLSILVGFVAILMVLMLVRLRRERRDLMSLALIILGGTVLQGLIGGLSVRVQLDPSIVGVHFAISAILVAVSAALVYKVWTGPLGVQREVSRPIVILTHVTSLLVGVTVVAGILTTGAGPHAGDDGSARNGLDANILQHVHSWPGYALIAATLLLVVILVIKGHRRIMNFAILLLALEIVQALVGVIQSRTGLPILLVGIHMVIACAIAAAMTVVVLSLRSTTDTQERSVISDEAVAVR
- the tkt gene encoding transketolase — translated: MAAFHWDHIDNKAVDTARILAADAVEKVGNGHPGTAMSLAPAAYLLFQKVMRRDPSDDKWLGRDRFILSVGHSSLTQYVQLYLGGYGLELDDLKALRTWGSLTPGHPEYGHTKGVEITTGPLGQGIASSVGFAYAARYERGLFDPEAEAGQSPFDHFIYVIAGDGDLQEGVSSEASSLAGHQQLGNLIAIYDSNQISIEDDTNIAFTEDVHKRYEAYNWHVQVVDWKKTGEYVEDVEALNAAIEDAKAVTDQPSLIILRTIIGWPAPHKQNTGKIHGSALGADELAATKRVLGFDPEQSFVVDPDVIDHTRKAVTRGKQQREEWTKSFDQWSATNPERKQLLDRVLSGKLPEGIEEALPEFEAGKDVSTRAASGKVLGALGAIIPELWGGSADLAESNLTTIAGAASFIPSEHSTGEWSGNEYGRVLHFGIREHAMGAIINGIVLHGNTRAFGGTFLIFSDYMRPAVRLAALMAVPSIFVWTHDSVALGEDGPTHQPIEQLASLRMIPGLDVVRPADANETAWAWKTILERHNGPAGIALTRQNVPVFERGDAEASGDTFAAASNVARGAYVLAEARNGDPDVILIATGSEVQLAVEAREALAADGINARVVSAPSLEWFEEQSEEYRESVLPSTVRARVSVEAGLSVGWRNYVGDAGRSVSIEHFGASADYKTLFRKFGITTEAVVAAARDSLDAV
- a CDS encoding ABC-F family ATP-binding cassette domain-containing protein; this translates as MLAVHDLELRVGARMLMQGVNFRVDHGDKIGLVGRNGAGKTTLTKTLAGELESTGGSIERSGEIGYLPQDPRSGNPEDLARTRILDARGLGSIVLKMRQAQDEMGSSDPEVSGAAMDRYGKLDDRFLSLGGYAAEAEAASIASNLSLPDRILDQPLSTLSGGQRRRIELARILFSGADTMLLDEPTNHLDADSVVWLREFLKNFSGGLIVISHDVELVEDTVNKVFYLDANRQQIDQYNMGWKHYLRQRQSDEERRKKERANAEKKASTLQAQAAKFGAKASKAASAHQMVARAEKLLAGLDDVRTSDRVAALRFPDPAPCGRTPLMGFNLSKSYGSLEIFTSVDLAIDRGSKVVILGFNGAGKTTLLRMLAGVDEPDTGHIEPGHGLRIGYYAQEHETIDVKRSVLENMVSSSPHITEMEARRVLGSFLFTGDDSAKPAGVLSGGEKTRLALAMIVVSGANVLLLDEPTNNLDPASREEILGALANYKGAVVLVSHDEGAVEALNPERVLILPDGIEDHWNKDYADLISLA
- a CDS encoding metal-sulfur cluster assembly factor; this encodes MSTVLAPALFDEVEEALKDVVDPELGVNIVDLGLIYDLSWDPENNALIISMTLTSAGCPLTDVIEEQIAQSLDNVVDAFRINWVWMPPWGPEKITDDGRDMMRALGFSI
- the sufC gene encoding Fe-S cluster assembly ATPase SufC, with protein sequence MLVLSVKDLHVSVETEQGTKNILKGVNLTINQGEIHAIMGPNGSGKSTLAYTIAGHPKYHVESGSVTLDGEEVLDMSIDARARAGLFLAMQYPVEIPGVKVADFLRTAKTALSGEAPALRPWIKEVNSSMKALRMDKAFSDRNVNEGFSGGEKKRNEILQLELLKPRFAILDETDSGLDVDALKTVSEGVNRAHESTGLGLLLITHYTRILRYIKPDFVHVFVDGRVAEEGGPDLADRLENEGYDRFLTDTSVA
- a CDS encoding SURF1 family protein; amino-acid sequence: MKKWRFAFSQRWFGYLALVIAFAIGCVFLSQWQFDRREEAAAEVARVSENWDAEPQQLENVMPKLDEFDVDNKWVSVAVSGQYRESEQLLVRGRPYSGQPGFEVLVPFQLDSGRVLVVDRGWVPAGNSQDTPDAVPTPPTGRIDIVVRLKPSEPTVQGRSAPVGQVATIHLPRVAEILDEPTYIGGYGILASEFPSVADMPIAYPKPLLDEGAHLSYAFQWVAFGVLAFIGLGWAIRQEYRLINEADPVERERAEKRKRKAEDRGPTDAEIEDAILDA
- the sufD gene encoding Fe-S cluster assembly protein SufD, with the translated sequence MTVVTPEQHGLKAHSDGGWDAEDKNFVPVQTRSARPKSFEHADFAPVTGIEAEWKLTPVKLIKPLLDDALNGANYPFEVDAPDGVVVEWISREDKRIASAGAPEERASANAWTNFEQALAITVTGEEHVTLRLTRTELGSAARGAHTIITARPHSNSTIIIESSGEALLSENVEIVVEEGATLNVVNVQDWNDDAIHLASHFVQVGRDAHLKHTIVSLGGKVVRVNPSVHLSGEGSDGELNGLYFADKGQHLEQRVYMHHKAANTRGRVNYKGALQGEGARTVWVGDVLIGREGAGTDSYEQNRNLVLTEGTRADSIPNLEIETGDIQGAGHASATGRFDDEQLFYLQARGITEVEARRLVVIGFLAEIVQKVGDVQLEARLTSAIESELEGTLS
- a CDS encoding heme o synthase; this encodes MDVTMEARTQHERIGILRKVRAYVALTKPRVIELLLVTTVPVMVLAANGIPNLWLVLATLVGGILSASSANAFNCYIDRDIDRVMARTKNRPLVTGELTDREALIFAWLSGVGSVVWLGLLTNWLAAGLSLFAILFYVFVYTLLLKRRTPQNIIWGGIAGCMPVLIGWAAVTGDLSWAAFVLFVIVFLWTPPHYWPLSMKYRAEYQSVGVPMLAVVRGRAAVGLQVILYAWATVVCSLLLIPVADMGIVYTVVAAASGAWFIIESHHLYATAIRHGEVKAMRVFHSSISYLTLVFLAVGIDPLLPF
- a CDS encoding non-heme iron oxygenase ferredoxin subunit; translated protein: MTAQRVCAVDELEPNKAYRVELEGTAIAIVKDSAGEVHAIGDTCTHGDISLAEGFVEDGAIECWAHGSLFSLDTGKPLSLPAYEPVPVFVVKIDDDGGVHIDPEKTVAIEG